The following coding sequences lie in one Hymenobacter tibetensis genomic window:
- a CDS encoding LytR/AlgR family response regulator transcription factor gives MAPIRTLIVDDEPLARRRIVQLLKQAPAFELIGECRNGTEAVAQLCSTVPTVDLVFLDVQMPDLTGLQVLQQIPAQQLPLVVFVTAYERYTLQAFEAHAIDYLLKPIDPDRFHRSLTHVQHLMQQRTPPLQQQLQALLREMTPPAPPTLPITPTNQFLIKNNGRLFFVNAGDVRYLEARGNYVVVHAQGQEHSLRSTLTQLATQLDSNQFIRIHRSLIVNCAFIKELRPWAHGEYLVTLHDDTHLASSRSYNESVQRFLQRFTQ, from the coding sequence GTGGCGCCTATTCGTACCCTGATTGTTGATGACGAGCCCCTCGCTCGTCGCCGCATTGTGCAGCTACTGAAGCAGGCTCCGGCATTCGAGCTCATTGGGGAATGCCGCAACGGTACCGAAGCTGTAGCGCAGCTCTGCTCCACTGTACCAACTGTCGATTTGGTGTTTCTGGACGTGCAAATGCCTGATCTAACCGGGCTACAGGTGCTCCAGCAAATACCCGCGCAGCAGCTGCCCCTTGTCGTGTTCGTGACAGCTTATGAGCGCTACACCCTGCAAGCCTTCGAAGCGCACGCCATAGATTACCTGCTCAAGCCCATCGACCCGGACCGCTTTCACCGCTCTTTGACGCATGTGCAACACCTGATGCAGCAGCGCACCCCACCGCTTCAACAGCAACTACAAGCGTTGCTGCGCGAGATGACACCACCTGCCCCACCCACGCTGCCCATTACCCCAACCAATCAATTTCTAATCAAGAACAACGGGCGTCTCTTCTTCGTCAATGCCGGCGATGTACGGTATCTGGAAGCCCGGGGCAACTATGTGGTCGTACATGCCCAGGGCCAGGAACATTCGCTGCGCTCCACCTTAACTCAGCTTGCGACCCAGCTAGATTCCAACCAGTTCATTCGCATTCACCGCTCCCTGATTGTGAATTGCGCTTTTATCAAAGAACTGCGTCCGTGGGCTCATGGCGAGTACTTGGTTACGCTGCACGACGACACGCATCTAGCCTCGTCCCGGAGCTACAACGAAAGCGTACAGCGCTTTCTTCAGCGTTTCACTCAGTAA
- a CDS encoding sensor histidine kinase, with protein MLKLEKINWLRIALAWGMFTVFMIVVVYVQALSGAGPVSWRTAVLGPLLYGLIWMLFTPLVFWLAARFDLTTGRRGWVSSALVHAGASMLLTVLFRALHVTLLFLMGAPGVVVSWATILSSINIWIPAYWMLLFVAYALDFYERYHRRTLDAAQLEMQLVQAQLQALKMQLQPHFLFNTLNAIATLIDDEPRMAQRMTAKLGEFLRLVLDNTDEHQVTLAQELHFAQLYLEMEQIRFSDRLSITYQLAPDTLPALVPNLLLQPLIENAVKHGLTADSGAGAIHIQADRQNGQLVLQVRDNGRGADQANSRGIGLRNSEERLRALYGSHYALAIHTAPQQGFAIRIELPFTPQS; from the coding sequence ATGCTGAAGCTCGAAAAAATCAACTGGTTGCGCATTGCCCTGGCCTGGGGGATGTTCACCGTCTTTATGATTGTGGTGGTGTACGTGCAGGCCCTCTCTGGCGCGGGGCCTGTGTCTTGGCGCACGGCGGTGCTGGGCCCGTTGCTTTACGGCCTGATTTGGATGCTGTTCACGCCCCTGGTGTTTTGGCTGGCGGCCCGCTTTGATTTGACGACTGGCCGACGCGGTTGGGTTTCTTCCGCGCTTGTACACGCTGGAGCGAGTATGCTTCTGACAGTGCTGTTTCGGGCGCTGCACGTAACGCTACTTTTCTTGATGGGAGCTCCGGGCGTGGTTGTCTCGTGGGCCACTATCCTTTCCAGCATCAATATCTGGATTCCGGCTTACTGGATGCTGCTTTTCGTGGCCTACGCTCTCGATTTTTATGAGCGGTATCATCGGCGCACCCTGGATGCGGCGCAGTTGGAAATGCAGCTAGTGCAGGCACAGCTGCAGGCCCTAAAAATGCAGCTACAGCCCCACTTCCTGTTCAACACCCTCAATGCTATTGCCACTCTCATCGACGACGAACCTCGCATGGCGCAGCGCATGACGGCCAAGCTAGGCGAGTTTCTGCGCCTGGTACTCGACAACACTGATGAACACCAAGTGACACTAGCCCAGGAGTTGCACTTTGCGCAATTGTACCTGGAAATGGAGCAGATCCGCTTTTCCGACCGCCTCTCTATCACCTACCAGCTCGCGCCCGATACGCTGCCAGCGCTGGTGCCCAACCTGCTGCTGCAACCACTCATCGAAAACGCCGTCAAGCACGGCCTGACGGCTGACTCCGGGGCCGGGGCCATCCATATCCAAGCCGATCGACAGAATGGGCAGCTAGTGCTGCAAGTGCGCGACAACGGCCGGGGAGCCGACCAGGCAAACTCCCGCGGCATTGGCTTGCGCAATAGCGAAGAGCGGCTGCGGGCCCTCTATGGCTCTCATTACGCCTTAGCTATCCATACGGCTCCGCAGCAAGGGTTTGCCATACGGATTGAATTGCCCTTCACTCCCCAATCTTAA